One Williamwhitmania sp. genomic window, AAGTGAGGCATTTTAGTAAGGTCAATAACAAAAGTTTCGTTGCTGATTGTCTTACCCAAGGCAAGTGGCAGCTCATATTTCGATTCCTGGAACTTAGCCGATTTAATAATCGAGAGCATGGAGACTACCTCCGGATTAAGATTAGGAACTTCGATGCCAATAGTTCCCTTTCCTGGAATTGGTGCAATAATTCTAATTCCTAACGCTGCTAAGTTTAACGCAATGTCGTCTTCTAGGCTTTTTATTTTTGAGATACGAACACCGGGAGCTGGAACTATTTCATACAGCGTAACGGTAGGTCCTATGGTCGCCTTTATCTTATCTATTTGAATTTTATAGTTGGCAAGGGTTTCAACAATTTTATTTTTATTCGAGATTAGCTCTTCGTTGGAAACAGCAGCATCACTGCCCTTATATTCTTCAAGAAGCTCAATAGGTGGCTTTATAAAAGCTGAGAGGTCTAGGGTTGGGTCGTAGACGTCTTGACTGCCTGTATGTGGGTTCGCAAACTCTTCCGCCGCTGCCGACTCTACCAATAGTTCAACCTCTCCGAAGTTATCAACAACTTGGTTTTGTGAATATTCTGCATTTGGTACAGAGGTGATGATGCCTATGTTATTCTCGTCTACTTTTTCTGAAAAGTTTTTAGTAGGGTTTTCGGTAGCTTTTGATGCCAATGAAATTTCGTCGTTATTGGATCCTATGCTTATTACCTCCATTTCAAGGGAATGGTCTTTCTCTTTCAAGTCACGGTCAGGTCCGTTTTTAGCACCCATGATTGGATTTTTTGCTGCAGTAATGGGAGTTTCGACACCATTTGCCCACTCTGGATTTTCTGTAGCAACTATATCAGACTCCTTTTTCTTAAATAGGTCGTGAATAAATCCTACGCTACGGTTAAGCCAGTGGAATCCGTTCTTTGTAGTGAAAACAAGGAAGGTAGCTGTGGCAAATAGCAGCAGCATGGCTGTCCCAACTTTCCCCAAAAAGCTATCCATCCACTTTGTGACAAAAACGCCATGTGCTCCGCCAAGCCCATTTCCCATGTAGCCTTGTGCTGTCCCAAAAAGAAAGCCAAACACCAACGAAGTTAGAATGACAGAGACTATCAATACTCGGCTTGTTTTACGAAAAGGATAGGGTCGAAGCTTCATTAGCCGCAATCCTCCAAGACCAAATATTAAAGGAAATACCAGCGCTGCTAAGCCAAACCCATCACTCATGAAAAGGTTTCCTAAGAAGGCTCCAGCTTTCCCAGCCCAGTTCTCAACCCTTACGTCAGAGGCAGAAAATACATTTTGCCAGCCAAAGCTTTGATCGGCTTTCCAGGTGAACACAAATGAAACGAGCGCAATTAGGAGGTAGAGTGAGAAGAGGAAAATAAACACCCCCGCAATGAACTTAAAACGCTCGTCGCGATGAAACCCCTTCTTGGCCGAAGGGTTAGAATCAGATTTTTGGCTTTCTTTTTTACCCATTTAGCTTGCTTGTGAAAAAACGTTATTCGCAGAATAATAGTGTGCTTTATGTTGCAAAGCTAAATAAAATATGGAAAAGCTGAGTAACGTTTTTACGGATGGTAGTTATTATTGCATTTTAAAGAGCTTAAAAACTTCCAATAACGTTTCCCTGTTAATTCTTTTATAACCGTTTGGAACTGCAAAGTTGCTAATGTTGGCACCGTCATTTTCAATTTTTGAAGCTGCGATTATCACCTTTTTATTGGCCATCATCATGCCAAATTGTAGCATTACCCCATCAATCTGCTCGAATGGGGTATTCTGGTTAGGATTTGGCCGGCCTATCTCGTTAGTGTAATACACCTCGAACGAGGCTTGGCTGGAATCGTTTATGTGAAATTTTGCTATCTGGCAGTTGTAACCAAGAATTTTGTGGTTGCCCTTTTGAGGTGTTATGGTAAAGGAAGGCATATCTTGATATAAGAAGGATGCCCCAAGATTACCCGTTGAATCGGTATAGAACAACTTTTTGTTGAGGAGTTTGATGAGATAGTGGCTTACTTTGGTTTCCCTGTTTTCAATGTAGGTAATGCTAACCATTCCCGATAATCCCTCTATTTGAGTGTTTATCATGTTTTTGTTATACCTAATTGTCATTTGGGTTGGAAGCGTCTTAGCCGTATCGTTTGGATAGGTTATTTGGTAGACCACCATGCCCTCTTGCTTAAGGGATCTATTGGAATTGCATGAAAAAAGTAATAAACCTGTTATGAAGCAGATGTATAGCTGTTTTTGAAGGCTATTCATAGAACATTTTTCTGCAATTTAAGAATTTCTTTGGCAGTATAACTGTTTATGCTGCTCAATTTCCCTGTTTTTTATTAGCCATTAGGTGTCCAATGCCGGTTAGGTGTATCAAGGGAAAGCAAAGGCGATATGATAATGGTTGCTTGTTTTTTGAAAAACAATTTTTAGCTTTGTCCCTTTCAGTCTAATAAATTAACAAATTGTGTATGAATAAATTAGCAGTTGTAGCGTTAGGTGGAAATGCGCTGCTTCGCGGAAACCAAATGGGAACCATTGACGAGCAGGAGCAGAACACAGAGGATACGCTTGAAAATCTTGTATACTTAATCAAAGAGGGATACAGCTTAGTGATTGGCCATGGCAATGGCCCACAGGTTGGAAACATCCTTATGCGTAATGATGCCGGTGAACAAACGTATGGAATTCCGCAAATGCCATTAGATGTGTGCGTTGCCGACTCCCAAGGTGGTATTGGCTACATGATTGAGCGAATGCTACGCAACGTATTGCACAAGCATGGCATTGAAAAGGAGGTAGTATGCCTTGTAACCTCAGTTGTGGTAGACAAGGATGATACAGCCTTCAAAAATCCTACTAAACGAGTTGGAAAAAGCTACACTAAGGGGCAAGCCGATGCATTGGCAAAGGAAAAAGGATGGATTTTTAAGGAGGAGGTTAAGGATACCGTTAGTGGCTGGCGTCGGGTAGTACCGTCCCCTCGGCCAATAAAAATAATGAATGAAACAATAATCGAAGAACTTGCTAGAGAAGGGGTGATAGTTATTGCCGCTGGCGGTGGTGGAGTTCCTGTGTACATTGACGAAAAGGGGAATGTTAGACCATCAGAGGCCGTAATCGATAAGGATTCAGCATCGGCATTGCTTGCTGCTAGGATTAAAGCTGATGAATTCTATATACTCACTGATGTGCCGTATGTGTATATTAACTATAAAAAGCCTGGGGAGAAAAAGATAGAGTTTTTAGATAAGGCAGACACCGAAAAATACCTTGCTGAAGGTATGTTTGGTGAGGGTAACATGGCGCCCAAGATTAGGGCTTGTCTTCAATTCATTGAGCAGGGTGGTTCAATGAGTGTTATTACGGAGGCCACAAAACTTGAGGACATGTCGTATGGCACCAAAATCACCATGCAATACGAAAACTAAAAATGGTTAATTTCGCAACTATAAAAACTTACTAAAACTATAACTATGGCTTTCAATCTTAAAAATAGGAGCTTCTTAAAGCTTCTCGACTTTTCTCCAAAGGAGATTGATTTCATGCTAAATCTTGCTGCCGACCTTAAGGCTGCCAAATATGCCGGAACGGAGCAGCAGATGCTGAAGGGGAAAAACATTGTTCTTCTTTTCGAAAAGGATTCTACCCGCACTCGTTGTGCATTTGAGGTGGCAGCACTTGATCAAGGTGCGCACGTTACCTATCTTGGACCTTCAGGTTCCCAAAT contains:
- a CDS encoding DNA translocase FtsK codes for the protein MGKKESQKSDSNPSAKKGFHRDERFKFIAGVFIFLFSLYLLIALVSFVFTWKADQSFGWQNVFSASDVRVENWAGKAGAFLGNLFMSDGFGLAALVFPLIFGLGGLRLMKLRPYPFRKTSRVLIVSVILTSLVFGFLFGTAQGYMGNGLGGAHGVFVTKWMDSFLGKVGTAMLLLFATATFLVFTTKNGFHWLNRSVGFIHDLFKKKESDIVATENPEWANGVETPITAAKNPIMGAKNGPDRDLKEKDHSLEMEVISIGSNNDEISLASKATENPTKNFSEKVDENNIGIITSVPNAEYSQNQVVDNFGEVELLVESAAAEEFANPHTGSQDVYDPTLDLSAFIKPPIELLEEYKGSDAAVSNEELISNKNKIVETLANYKIQIDKIKATIGPTVTLYEIVPAPGVRISKIKSLEDDIALNLAALGIRIIAPIPGKGTIGIEVPNLNPEVVSMLSIIKSAKFQESKYELPLALGKTISNETFVIDLTKMPHLLVAGATGQGKSVGLNAMLTSLLYKKHPSQLKFVLVDPKKVELTLYSKIERHFLAKLPDAEEAIITDTQKVIYTLNSLCNEMDSRYDLLKLAHVRNIKEYNEKFVSRRLNPEKGHKYLPYIVVVIDEFADLIMTAGREIETPIARLAQLARAIGIHLIIATQRPTTNIITGVIKANFPARIAFRVSAMVDSRTILDSPGANQLIGRGDMLVSTGSDLIRVQCAFVDTPEIERITDFIGNQRGYSSAFLLPEYKGEEGSESAEVDLSKKDELFEEAARVIVMNQQGSTSLIQRKFSIGYNRAGRIIDQLEAAGIVGPFEGSKARQVLITDEMSLEQLFSNINSNHR
- the arcC gene encoding carbamate kinase; this encodes MNKLAVVALGGNALLRGNQMGTIDEQEQNTEDTLENLVYLIKEGYSLVIGHGNGPQVGNILMRNDAGEQTYGIPQMPLDVCVADSQGGIGYMIERMLRNVLHKHGIEKEVVCLVTSVVVDKDDTAFKNPTKRVGKSYTKGQADALAKEKGWIFKEEVKDTVSGWRRVVPSPRPIKIMNETIIEELAREGVIVIAAGGGGVPVYIDEKGNVRPSEAVIDKDSASALLAARIKADEFYILTDVPYVYINYKKPGEKKIEFLDKADTEKYLAEGMFGEGNMAPKIRACLQFIEQGGSMSVITEATKLEDMSYGTKITMQYEN